A single genomic interval of Amycolatopsis albispora harbors:
- a CDS encoding LLM class F420-dependent oxidoreductase, whose product MELGFHLPIFDIEGGTTAIAGELARVGTAAEAAGATWLSFMDHYFQIEPTGLPAEANMLEGYTTLGFLAAHTSTIDLGLLVTGVTYRHPGLLAKIVTTLDVLSGGRAVLGLGAAWFEREHHGLGVPYPPVAERFERLEETLRICEQMWDPGNNGPFEGKHYQLAETLCSPQPINRPKVLIGGGGERKTLRLVAQYGDACNLFGSSPEDVKHKLDVLRKHCDDVGTDYAAIQKTIIANNPRPEPGKLDEFVASMAPYAEIGVQSVIVTPTTGAPATWIEQLAPAVPRLAELGS is encoded by the coding sequence ATGGAGCTCGGCTTCCACCTCCCCATCTTCGACATCGAGGGCGGCACCACCGCCATCGCCGGTGAACTCGCCCGCGTGGGCACCGCGGCCGAGGCGGCCGGGGCCACCTGGCTGTCCTTCATGGACCACTACTTCCAGATCGAGCCGACCGGGCTGCCCGCCGAAGCCAACATGCTGGAGGGCTACACCACGCTCGGTTTCCTCGCCGCGCACACCAGCACCATCGATCTCGGCCTGCTGGTGACCGGCGTGACCTACCGGCACCCCGGGCTGCTCGCGAAGATCGTCACCACGCTCGACGTGCTCTCCGGCGGGCGTGCCGTGCTCGGCCTCGGCGCCGCGTGGTTCGAGCGCGAGCACCACGGCCTCGGCGTGCCGTACCCGCCGGTGGCCGAGCGGTTCGAACGCCTCGAGGAAACCCTGCGGATCTGCGAGCAGATGTGGGACCCCGGGAACAACGGGCCGTTCGAGGGCAAGCACTACCAGCTCGCCGAGACGCTCTGCTCGCCGCAGCCGATCAACCGGCCCAAGGTGCTCATCGGCGGTGGTGGCGAGCGCAAGACGCTGCGGCTGGTGGCGCAGTACGGCGACGCGTGCAACCTGTTCGGCAGCTCGCCGGAGGACGTCAAGCACAAGCTCGACGTGCTGCGGAAGCACTGCGACGACGTCGGCACCGACTACGCCGCGATCCAGAAGACGATCATCGCGAACAACCCGCGGCCGGAGCCCGGCAAGCTGGACGAGTTCGTCGCCTCGATGGCGCCCTACGCCGAAATCGGGGTCCAGTCGGTGATCGTCACCCCGACCACCGGCGCCCCGGCCACCTGGATCGAGCAGCTGGCGCCGGCGGTCCCGCGGCTCGCCGAACTCGGTTCCTGA
- a CDS encoding SDR family NAD(P)-dependent oxidoreductase, translating into MKTAMITGAARGIGEATARRFAADGIAVALLDVDLPAVEGVAARITEDGGRAIAVHCDVSSEAGWAVAVARCREELGPVDILVSNAYTVEVVPAHELSLASWERQLAVTLTGAFLGFKACLDDLRRDARGAVVLTSSVHALAGLPGRAAYASAKAGLTGLARQLAAEYGTEVRVNSVLPGPILTAAWDGISEADRVASAAQTMQNRLGRPEEVAAAIAFLAGDDASYITGTALVVDGGWSTYKTSS; encoded by the coding sequence GTGAAGACCGCGATGATCACCGGGGCCGCGCGTGGCATCGGCGAAGCGACCGCGCGCCGGTTCGCCGCCGATGGCATCGCGGTGGCCCTGCTCGACGTCGACCTGCCCGCGGTGGAAGGGGTCGCCGCCCGGATCACCGAGGACGGCGGCCGCGCGATCGCCGTCCACTGCGACGTCAGCTCGGAAGCGGGCTGGGCGGTGGCGGTCGCGCGGTGCCGCGAGGAACTCGGGCCGGTGGACATCCTGGTGAGCAACGCCTACACGGTCGAAGTGGTGCCCGCGCACGAACTGAGCCTGGCTTCGTGGGAGCGTCAGCTCGCGGTGACGCTGACCGGCGCGTTCCTCGGGTTCAAGGCCTGCCTGGACGACCTGCGCCGGGACGCGCGCGGCGCGGTGGTGCTGACTTCCTCGGTGCACGCGCTGGCCGGGCTGCCCGGCCGGGCGGCCTACGCCTCGGCGAAGGCGGGGCTGACCGGGCTCGCCCGCCAGCTCGCCGCCGAATACGGCACCGAGGTGCGGGTGAACTCGGTGCTGCCGGGGCCGATCCTGACCGCCGCGTGGGACGGCATCAGCGAGGCGGACCGCGTCGCCAGCGCCGCGCAGACCATGCAGAACCGGCTGGGCCGCCCGGAAGAGGTCGCCGCCGCGATCGCGTTCCTGGCCGGAGACGACGCTTCCTACATCACCGGCACCGCGCTGGTCGTGGACGGCGGCTGGAGCACCTACAAAACCTCGTCCTGA